One Drosophila willistoni isolate 14030-0811.24 chromosome 2R unlocalized genomic scaffold, UCI_dwil_1.1 Seg167, whole genome shotgun sequence DNA segment encodes these proteins:
- the LOC26530021 gene encoding uncharacterized protein LOC26530021 — protein MVKMQGSSKVVINRCMELLHPRIAGAHHFEKRIVPQAVHRASSSANLPKVQLDREREKTKIYQINKHRSMWDQDDSVERRQKMEAKWHQSRLDDILYKKQDIEQRTFDCTWVNFPEAMVAKPKRQVERPETAKPCGDEARQFISQWDNNNAMVNRNRFGRAAHNCPPPIMTRSAVDLGRDRQTQFYY, from the exons atggtGAAAATGCAAGGATCGTCAAAAGTTGTAATTAATCGTTGCATGGAGTTGTTGCATCCTCGGATCGCAGGCGCCCATCACTTCGAAAAACGTATTGTGCCTCAGGCTGTCCATCGTGCCAGTTCGTCCGCCAATCTGCCCAAGGTGCAGCTAGACAGGGAACGTGAGAAAACCAAAATCTATCAGATAAACAAGCATCGCTCCATGTGGGACCAGGATGACTCGGTTGAGCGTCGACAGAAAATGGAAGCTAAGTGGCACCAAAGTCGTTTGGATGATATCTTGTATAAAAAACAGGATATAGAACAACGGACCTTTGATTGTACTTGGGTGAATTTTCCGGAAGCCATGGTCGCCAAGCCGAAACGTCAGGTG GAGCGTCCGGAGACCGCCAAGCCATGTGGTGACGAGGCACGTCAGTTCATTAGCCAATGGGACAACAATAATGCCATGGTCAATCGCAATCGTTTTGGCCGTGCCGCTCACAATTGTCCACCACCAATTATGACCCGTAGTGCCGTG
- the LOC26529622 gene encoding probable CoA ligase CCL7, whose translation MAIGCTRIITNRQHSTKDLVEMIEKYKIKAVVLAARQVSDLVDYPLVNSERLPSLHSVLIGGSSLSNRTLVKMEQLAKSALLYFVYGTTESGAVTASFSTKQFGNTVGKLIPGTRVRIVSDEGVNLGPKDIGEIYIHNGHHQWLGYYGNPLQTQKTFDSESWFHSGDLGYFDENNNLYIVDRKKDIFKCKGFHYWPSQIEDVIAEMFRMCVLSVSMMNVLAMLPQPW comes from the coding sequence ATGGCAATCGGTTGTACTCGCATAATAACAAATAGGCAACATAGTACCAAGGATCTGGTTGAAATGATtgagaaatataaaataaaggcAGTTGTTTTGGCAGCTCGCCAAGTTTCCGATCTGGTGGACTATCCTTTGGTAAATTCGGAGCGTTTGCCCAGTCTACATTCTGTACTGATCGGTGGCAGTTCGCTATCGAACAGGACTCTTGTGAAAATGGAACAATTAGCCAAGTCGGCATTGTTATATTTTGTGTACGGGACAACTGAGAGTGGAGCAGTCACTGCTAGTTTCTCGACTAAGCAATTTGGCAATACTGTTGGCAAATTGATCCCTGGCACCCGAGTGCGTATTGTCTCTGATGAGGGTGTTAATCTAGGACCGAAAGATATAGGCgaaatctatatacataatGGTCATCATCAATGGTTGGGCTACTATGGCAATCCGCTGCAGACGCAAAAGACTTTTGATTCTGAATCCTGGTTTCACTCCGGCGATTTGGGATATTTCGATGAAAACAATAACCTTTATATAGTCGATCGTAAAAAGGATATTTTCAAGTGCAAGGGTTTCCATTACTGGCCCAGTCAGATTGAGGATGTTATAGCCGAAATGTTCAGGATGTGTGTGTTGTCAGTGTCTATGATGAACGTATTGGCGATGCTCCCGCAGCCATGGTAG
- the LOC6644396 gene encoding Krueppel-like factor 13 has product MDMHTLMLPSPPATPPLRDNTKIENASSDLLKAKLKLVAQKHQQQKNGDTNNRGLITPNPSDTEEDEPPSNKKPRMEQTITPPPEEQQQQQEQQQELLMQQQQERDQQQRVSVIMRVNSLGTVTAPQETTAPPPLPVATVEDDYPEANVWRNLKFKMNRKRAAEVALPPAPSQSPPLAELSPPSPATSCSTSISSCSSSSFSSSSSSSSTSSVAAAASSSSQLMLLSTVASQQMPSPCASNSSSSSVSCSSPTSRITAAQAAATRNRIYECTFPDCGKNYFKSSHLKAHQRVHTGERPFICKWENCDKRFSRSDELSRHKRTHTGEKRFQCSVCQKKFMRSDHLSKHVKRHNKDKANGVNRHVAVANSISAIQATAVAPAIVETSQLRAIAPAGVASSSVSPASTPLHFSIGSPQELLRFQQQQQQQQQQLQSNNNYTFVASLR; this is encoded by the exons atgGATATGCATACATTAATGTTACCATCACCGCCAGCCACGCCTCCTTTAAGGGATAATactaaaattgaaaat GCTTCGTCGGATTTACTAAAGGCCAAACTGAAATTGGTCGCCCAGaagcatcaacaacaaaaaaatggcgACACCAATAATCGGGGTCTCATCACACCCAATCCCTCAGACACAGAAGAGGATGAGCCGCCTAGCAACAAGAAGCCACGCATGGAACAGACCATCACACCACCACCAGaggaacagcaacagcaacaagagcaacagcaaGAGCTTTtgatgcaacagcagcaggagcgAGACCAACAACAACGCGTCAGTGTCATCATGAGGGTTAATAGCTTGGGAACTGTGACAGCACCACAAGAAACCACAGCACCCCCACCATTGCCAGTTGCCACAGTGGAGGATGACTATCCAGAGGCGAATGTTTGGCGTAAtcttaaattcaaaatgaacCGCAAAAGAGCAGCAGAAGTGGCTCTGCCGCCAGCACCATCACAGTCTCCCCCACTGGCTGAACTATCGCCGCCTTCACCAGCAACCTCTTGCAGTACATCTATATCTTCCTGCTCGTCTTCGTcgttctcctcctcctcctcctcctcatccACCTCCTCCGTCGCTGCTGCCGCATCCTCTTCATCGCAATTAATGCTGCTGAGTACTGTAGCCAGCCAGCAAATGCCTTCACCATGCGCCTCCAACTCATCTTCCTCGAGCGTCTCCTGCTCGTCGCCCACCAGCCGCATCACAGCTGCCCAAGCAGCAGCCACCCGCAACCGCATCTACGAGTGCACATTTCCGGATTGTGGTAAAAACTACTTCAAAAGCAGCCATCTAAAGGCCCACCAACGTGTCCACACGGGGGAGCGTCCATTCATTTGCAAATGGGAAAATTGCGACAAGCGTTTCTCCCGATCTGATGAGCTATCCCGccacaaacgcacacacaccgGCGAGAAGCGTTTCCAGTGCAGCGTATGCCAAAAGAAATTCATGCGCAGCGATCATCTCTCCAAGCATGTGAAGCGTCACAACAAGGACAAGGCCAATGGAGTCAATCGCCATGTGGCAGTAGCCAATTCCATATCCGCCATTCAAGCCACCGCCGTTGCACCTGCCATCGTTGAAACCAGTCAATTGCGCGCTATAGCCCCAGCTGGAGTTGCTTCATCTTCAGTCTCACCTGCCTCCACACCGTTGCACTTCTCCATTGGTTCCCCACAGGAACTCCTACGAttccagcaacaacaacaacaacaacaacaacagcttcagagcaacaacaactacacaTTTGTGGCAAGTCTCCGATAA